The following are encoded in a window of Trueperaceae bacterium genomic DNA:
- a CDS encoding peptide-binding protein produces MTRSHETRPRAQRAGWRGGLLAALLLALLGTAAAQPGTVLRLAIPADPLMNPILGTDAAAVPINRFFFNALTRPDPETFEPRPDLATSWEVSEDGLTWTFELVDNATWHDGEPFTAEDVKFTYDTILDPNNNSPRRSAIAVIESVEVVDDYTVRFHLSSPLGSFPTIASYNVGIVPRHVLEGQNIAEATEFNTRHPISTGPYEIASVTPGSQYEFVANPDYFKGAPPIERVIFKVLPDVNTQVAQLLSGELDYAVVQPTNLPALQRSNRVKIQSVPYLGFEHISFNYEHPLFSDPRVRLAMIYGLDREAIIQSVMGGEAVIGVGPIPPVFPWAFDDELEPVPYDPDRARELLAEAGWTPGPDGVLQKDGERFAFEIGVDQGNPTRERTTLIAQQAYQALGMDVGVRVDEWPVYVQKLLGGEWVAHAGFWVLPPDPDLTNYYAPGQAFNTVHYDNPRVTELLEAGRATSDQAERAEIYKELQQVMYEDPPGVVLFYPQDIQAMNARLTTTPLPFREALQWVEQWRYEGQ; encoded by the coding sequence ATGACCAGAAGCCACGAGACACGCCCCCGTGCCCAGCGAGCGGGATGGCGGGGCGGCCTGCTCGCCGCCCTGCTCCTCGCGCTCCTCGGGACCGCGGCGGCCCAGCCGGGCACCGTCCTGCGCCTCGCCATCCCCGCCGACCCGCTCATGAACCCCATCCTCGGCACCGACGCCGCGGCCGTGCCCATCAACAGGTTCTTCTTCAACGCCCTCACGCGGCCCGACCCCGAGACGTTCGAGCCGCGGCCCGACCTGGCGACGAGCTGGGAGGTGAGCGAGGACGGGCTGACGTGGACGTTCGAGCTCGTCGACAACGCGACCTGGCACGACGGCGAGCCGTTCACGGCCGAGGACGTCAAGTTCACCTACGACACGATCCTCGACCCGAACAACAACTCGCCCAGGCGCTCCGCCATCGCGGTCATCGAGAGCGTCGAGGTCGTCGACGACTACACGGTCAGGTTCCACCTCTCGAGCCCCCTCGGCTCGTTCCCGACGATCGCCTCCTACAACGTCGGCATCGTGCCGAGGCACGTGCTCGAGGGCCAGAACATCGCCGAGGCCACCGAGTTCAACACGCGCCACCCCATCTCGACAGGGCCGTATGAGATCGCCAGCGTCACTCCCGGCAGCCAGTACGAGTTCGTCGCTAACCCCGACTACTTCAAGGGCGCCCCGCCCATCGAGCGCGTGATCTTCAAGGTCCTGCCCGACGTGAACACGCAGGTCGCGCAGCTCCTCAGCGGCGAGCTCGACTACGCCGTCGTGCAGCCGACGAACCTGCCGGCGCTGCAGCGCTCGAACCGCGTGAAGATCCAGAGCGTGCCCTACCTGGGCTTCGAGCACATCTCGTTCAACTACGAGCACCCGCTGTTCTCCGACCCGCGGGTACGCCTGGCGATGATCTACGGCCTCGACCGCGAGGCGATCATCCAGAGCGTGATGGGCGGCGAGGCCGTCATCGGCGTGGGGCCGATCCCGCCGGTGTTCCCGTGGGCGTTCGACGACGAGCTCGAGCCCGTCCCGTACGACCCCGACCGCGCCAGGGAGCTGCTCGCGGAGGCCGGCTGGACGCCGGGTCCTGACGGCGTCCTCCAGAAGGACGGGGAGCGGTTCGCCTTCGAGATCGGCGTCGACCAGGGCAACCCGACGCGCGAGCGCACGACGCTCATCGCGCAGCAGGCCTACCAGGCGCTGGGCATGGACGTGGGCGTGCGGGTGGACGAGTGGCCCGTCTACGTGCAGAAGCTGCTCGGCGGCGAGTGGGTCGCGCACGCGGGCTTCTGGGTGCTGCCTCCCGACCCCGACCTCACGAACTACTACGCGCCCGGACAGGCGTTCAACACGGTCCACTACGACAACCCTCGCGTGACCGAGCTCCTCGAGGCGGGGCGCGCCACCTCCGACCAGGCCGAGAGGGCCGAGATCTACAAGGAGCTCCAGCAGGTGATGTACGAGGACCCGCCCGGCGTCGTCCTCTTCTACCCGCAGGACATCCAGGCGATGAACGCGCGGCTCACGACGACCCCCCTGCCGTTCCGCGAGGCGCTGCAGTGGGTCGAGCAGTGGCGGTACGAGGGCCAGTAG
- a CDS encoding ABC transporter permease, whose amino-acid sequence MVRFLIQRIVGTVVVLLLVSIGTFVLLHTAPGGPTVMINPNLSPEDVERIRANLGLDQPLPVQYGRWLTTLLRGDLGTSLQFGASVRSLIGGRLPNTVYLGLVAFVVSAIFGILLGVVSALRPRSALDNVITAVAFAGFSLPPFWLGLTLILLFSVTLGVLPSSGIRPSDGSTGFLAVAKHFVMPVIVLGLLNLAEITRYTRSSMIEALRADFVRTARAKGLPAARVVFVHALRNSLLPVLTILGIVLTRLLGGTVVTETVFGWPGIGQLAIQAASTRDYPLMMGLTLVVAFLVIVLNLVVDLLYAVADPRVRRT is encoded by the coding sequence ATGGTCAGGTTCTTAATCCAACGGATCGTCGGCACGGTCGTGGTCCTGCTGCTCGTGTCGATCGGCACGTTCGTGCTGCTCCACACGGCGCCCGGCGGACCGACCGTGATGATCAACCCCAACCTCTCGCCAGAGGACGTCGAGAGGATCCGGGCGAACCTGGGCCTCGACCAGCCGCTGCCGGTGCAGTACGGTCGCTGGCTCACGACCCTGCTGCGGGGCGACCTGGGCACCAGCCTGCAGTTCGGGGCGTCGGTGCGGAGCCTGATCGGCGGGCGCCTGCCCAACACCGTCTACCTGGGCCTCGTCGCCTTCGTCGTGAGCGCGATCTTCGGCATCCTCCTGGGGGTGGTCAGCGCCCTCAGGCCGCGCTCGGCCCTCGACAACGTGATCACGGCCGTCGCCTTCGCGGGCTTCTCGCTGCCGCCCTTCTGGCTCGGCCTCACGCTGATCCTCCTGTTCTCCGTCACGCTCGGCGTGCTGCCCTCGTCGGGGATCAGGCCGTCCGACGGCAGCACCGGCTTCCTGGCCGTGGCGAAGCACTTCGTGATGCCCGTCATCGTGCTCGGGCTGCTGAACCTGGCCGAGATAACCCGCTACACGCGCAGCTCGATGATCGAGGCGCTGCGGGCGGACTTCGTGCGCACGGCGCGGGCCAAGGGCCTGCCCGCCGCGCGCGTCGTCTTCGTCCACGCGCTGCGCAACAGCCTGCTGCCGGTGCTGACGATCCTCGGCATCGTGCTCACCAGGCTCCTCGGCGGCACCGTCGTGACCGAGACCGTCTTCGGCTGGCCGGGCATAGGCCAGCTGGCGATCCAGGCGGCGAGCACGCGCGACTACCCGCTGATGATGGGCCTCACCCTCGTCGTCGCCTTCCTCGTCATCGTCCTGAACCTCGTCGTCGACCTCCTCTACGCCGTCGCCGACCCGCGCGTCAGGAGGACGTGA
- a CDS encoding ABC transporter permease, translated as MAAFARFRRLWMGPLSVAVLVLIVLFSFAGPLVVPHDPNAIDVIDAFALPSREHPLGTDELGRDVLARLMVGGRITLQVGFVAMLVALVIGTAVGLLSGFFGGWLEYLMMRVTDMFMAVPAFFVMLAILTFFPPSLVTLVVAIGITSWMNVARVVRSEVLRITRLEYLESGRALGAGTSRLILRHVLPNAAPTVIVAATLGVAWAILVATSLSYLGIGVQPPTASWGNMLTSSQNYFWISPLLVLWPGLLIVVTILAVYFLGEALKEALQP; from the coding sequence GTGGCGGCGTTCGCCAGGTTCCGTCGTCTGTGGATGGGGCCCCTCAGCGTGGCGGTCCTCGTGCTCATCGTCCTGTTCTCGTTCGCCGGCCCCCTCGTCGTGCCCCACGACCCGAACGCGATCGACGTGATCGACGCCTTCGCCCTGCCGTCGCGGGAGCACCCCCTCGGCACCGACGAGCTCGGCCGCGACGTCCTGGCCAGGCTGATGGTCGGCGGACGCATCACCCTGCAGGTGGGGTTCGTCGCCATGCTGGTGGCGCTCGTGATCGGCACGGCCGTCGGGCTGCTCAGCGGGTTCTTCGGCGGCTGGCTCGAGTACCTGATGATGCGCGTGACCGACATGTTCATGGCGGTGCCGGCGTTCTTCGTGATGCTGGCGATCCTGACGTTCTTCCCGCCCAGCCTGGTGACCCTGGTCGTGGCCATTGGCATCACGAGCTGGATGAACGTGGCGCGCGTCGTGCGCTCCGAGGTCCTGCGCATCACGAGGCTGGAGTACCTGGAGAGCGGCAGGGCGCTGGGCGCCGGGACCTCGCGGCTGATCCTGCGGCACGTCCTGCCCAACGCCGCCCCCACGGTGATCGTGGCCGCCACGCTCGGCGTGGCCTGGGCGATCCTCGTCGCCACCTCGCTGAGCTACCTCGGCATCGGCGTGCAGCCGCCCACGGCGAGCTGGGGCAACATGCTCACGAGCAGCCAGAACTACTTCTGGATCTCGCCCCTGCTGGTCCTGTGGCCGGGTCTCCTGATCGTCGTCACGATCCTGGCCGTCTACTTCCTCGGCGAGGCCCTCAAGGAGGCGCTGCAGCCCTGA